The Erythrobacter sp. genome segment AGCGCAGCATGGCTCTTTACGAGCACGTGTTCCTCGCGCGTCAGGATCTGAGCCAGGCTCAGGTTGACGCGCTTGCTGCCGGCGCCACGGAAATCGTGGAAAGCATGGGCGGCAAGGTCGTGAAGACCGAAACCTGGGGCCTCAAGTCCCTCACCTACAAGATCGACCGCAACCGCAAGGCGCATTTCGTGATGCTCAACATCGACGGGCCTGGCACGCTGGTGGCCGAGCTCGAGCGCCAGAACCGCATCAACGAAGACATCATCCGCTGGCTCACCGTCTCGGTAGACGAGCACGAGGAAGGCCCCTCTGTGATGATGCGCAAGAACGACCGCGACAAGAAGCGCCGGTCCGAACGTGAGGAGCGTTTCTGATGGCCCGTCCTTTCCACCGTCGTCGCAAATCCTGCCCGTTCGCGGCCAAGGATGCACCTGCCATAGATTACAAGGACACGCGCCTGCTGCAGGGCTTCATGTCCGAACGTGGCAAGATCGTGCCGAGCCGCATCACCGCCGTTTCCGGCAAGAAGCAGCGCGAGCTGGCCAAGGCGATCAAGCGCGCCCGCCACCTGGGCCTGCTGCCCTATGTCGTGAAGTGAGGGGAGCATAACCATGGATATCATTCTCCTCGAACGCATCGGCGGGCTCGGCTCGATCGGTGATGTCGTCACCGTGAAGGACGGCTACGCACGCAACTTCCTGTTGCCGCAGAAGAAGGCTCTTCGCGCCAACGATTCGAACCGGAAGGTTTTCGAAGCCAACCGGGATCGTCTCGAGACCGAGAACGTGCAGAAGCGCGATGCGGCTGCGAAGCAGGCCGAAACCGTTGCCGGTGCCGAAATCGTGCTGCTGCGCGCGGCTTCCAATGCTGGCCAGCTTTACGGCTCGGTCAACGTGCGAGACGTGGCGCAGGCTCTCAAGGAACAGGGCCACGATGTCGACAAACGTCAGGTCGTGATGGGCGCGCCGATCAAGACCATCGGCGTTTTCGAAGTGACCATTGCGCTGCACCCGGAAGTCGAAGTCACGATCAAGGCCAACGTCGCCCGTTCGGACGACGAAGCCGAATTACAAAGCAAGGGTGTCGACATCCTCGCCGCCGCCTTCGAAGAAGATCGTGGCGAAGCCGAAGGCTTCACCGAAGCCCTCGACCCCGACCGCGAACTTGGCGAGCTGCCGAGCGCGGACGAAGACGCTGCCGAGGGCGAAGCGAACGCCTGAAGCTGATTGCTTCTGCTGCAAAGAGACAAGTCGGGGCGCTGCCGGAAACGGTAGCGCCCCTCTTCGTTTGGGGGAAAATGTTACGACGCAACCGGACTACTCAGCCCGGAGGAGATAAGGAATTCAGTCCACCAGCATCAGCGCATCGAGCGCAATCACGCCCCCTGAAGCATTGGGCCCCGCAGGATAGACGATCACCGGATTGAGATCGATTTCGCGGATCGACGGATTGCCCGTCATTACCCGCCCGATCTGCACCACCAGCGCCGCCAGCGCATCGACATTGAGCGCCGGGCTACCGCGCCAGCCTGTCAGCAGCGGGGCCTGTTGCAGCGAGAGCAACCCTTCCTTCACCTGCTCGACCCCAAGATCGGGGGTGAACAGCTTAACGTCCTTGAGGATCTCTGCCGTCACCCCGCCAAAGCCCGCGAGCACCACGGGCCCCCATTCGGGATCGTGCTTGGCACCGACGATCATCTCGACACCCATCGTGCCCATCTTCTCGATCAGCACGCCGTCCAGCACGATCGTGGCATCGTAGGCGGCGACATTGCCGAACATCCGTTCGAACGCCGCGCACACATCGTCGGCGGACTTGAGGTTCAGGATCACCCCGCCCGCATCGCTCTTGTGGCCCAGCGCGGCAGCCTGTGCTTTCATTACCACCGGATAACCCAGAGCATCGGCAGCAGCAGCGGCTTCGTCCGCGCTTGCGGCGAAGGTGCTTTGCGGGAACGGGATGCCCAATGGCGCCAGCAATGCCTTGGCCCGATATTCCGGGACCACGCCATGCACATCGCCAAGTGACGGAATTGCCAGCGGCTCGCCAGAACGATCACTCAGGTCGCGCTTCGCCAGATCGGCCAGTCGGGCAATCGCGCGATAGGCGCGCTCGGTGCTGGCGAACCACGGGATGCCCACCGCGCGCAGTCCGTCGATAAAATGCTGTGGCACGTTCGCGCCCTCGTCCACCCCGGCGAAGACCAGCGGCTTGGCGAAGCTGTGCCCGTCGAGCACTTTCTGGATCGCGGGGAACTTGATCTGCGACGTGATCGGATCGGACTGGATGATGCTCGCCACCACGCAGCCGACGCGATCATCCTCCAGCAAGGCGGTGAGCAGGCGGGTGTAGATTTCTGGCTCGCTCAGGCCGATGGCGGTGATGTCCGTGGGATTGGAGACCGGCACGAAAGGCGGCAGCACCGCGCGCAGGACAGGGCTGTTGTCGTCATCGAGATGCAGCAGGTCGAGCCCGATTTCCTCGGCAATGTCGAAGGCGAGGCCGCGCAGCGCGCCGCTTTCGCCCAGCACCACCATGTTCGCTCCCGGCAGCGTCGGGCAGGTGAGCGCGATGGTGGTGATGTCCGCCAGTTCCTCCAGCGTTGCGGCGAAGATCACGCCTTCGCGCGCCAGCTTGGCCTGCATCAGCTTGAAATCGCCTGCCATTGCGCCGGTGTGCGTGGCAGCGCTGGCCTGCGCCTTGTCGCTCTTGCCCGGATGCAGCAAGACGATCGGCTTGCCCGCTGCGCGCGCCCGGCGGGCGGCGGCGATGAAGGCAGCGGGGCGGCGGAAGTTCTCGACATACATGGCGATGACGTGGGTGGCGGGATCGTCCACCAGCCACTCGACATAGTCCTCGACCCCGCTGGCCGCCTCGTTGCCGGTGGAAACCGAGGTGCTGACATAGCAGCCGCGCGGGTGCAGCGTGGTTGCGAGCACCGCCGCCAGCGCGCCCGACTGGCTGGCGATCCCCACCGCACGCGCGCCTTCCGGCGGGGTCTGCATGTTGATTTCGACGAAAGTGAGCGGCACCCGCGCGACGTAATTGGTGCAGCCGAGGCAGTTGGGGCCTTCGATGATCATGCCGTGTTCTTCGGCAATCCGCGCCAGTTCGGCCTGGTCCTTCGCGCCTTCCTCCCCCGCTTCGGAGAATCCGGCCGCATAGATCACCGCCGCGCCGCATCCCTTCTGCGCCAGTTGCCGCACCGTATCGATCACGAAGGCGCGGGGGATGGCGAGCACGGCGCAATCCACGCCTTCGGGCAGTTCCTCGACGCCCTTGCAGACCTTCAGCCCCAGCAATTCATCGCGCTTGGGGTTCACCGGATAGATGTCGCCCGCGAATTCGTACTGCACCAGGTTGTTGAGCAGGGTGCAGCCCAAGGCCCCGTGGCGATCCGACGCACCGATCACCGCGACCGATTTAGGGCGCAGCAGCCGGTCGAGCTGGGCATTGGTGAAGCGGCGGGTGGTGGTCATGTTGATCCTCGATCTGGCGCAATAGTCCCCCTCCCGCTTGCGGGAGGGGTCAGGGGTGGGGGCGAGCAAAGCGAGCCTTGCCGAAACAGGCCCACCCCCGGCCCCTCCCGCTAGCGGGAGGGGAGAAGAAAGCTCAATTCTTCCCCAAAGTGCTCTTGTCGAACACGCCCAGCCCCGGCTTGAAGGTCTTGGCATCGAGGAATTGGCGGGTCGCTTCCTTGCGGCTTTCCACGCCGCCGAACTGGTTGAGCGCTTCCTGCGCCCGGATCAGGTAATCCTCGGCATTGTCGTAGGTCATTTCCATCACCCGGCGCATCGCCCACTTGGTGGCGCGCAGGGCGTGGCTGTCCTTCTTCTTGAGCACTTCGCAGACTTCGACAACCCGCGCCTTCAACTGGTCGGCGGGGAGCGATTCGTTGACCATCCGCAATTCCGCAGCCTGCGGTCCGGTGAGGTTTTCGCCCATCATCGCGTGGTACATGGCATCGCGGAACGGCAGCAGCTCCGCCGCCACCTTGCTCGCGCCGCCGCCGGGCAAGATCGCCCAGTTGATTTCGGACAGGCCGAACTGTGCCTCATCCGAACAGAAGGCCAGATCGCAGGCGAACAGCGGGCCGTAGGCGCCGCCGAAGCACCAGCCGTTGATCATCGCCACGGTCGGCTTCTCGAACCAGCGCAGCCGTTCCCACCACGAATAGGCTTCGCGCTGATGCTTGCGCACTTGCGACAGGCCGATCTGCTCGGCTTCGCGGAAGTATTCGAGCAGGTCCATCCCCGCCGACCAGGCCGAGCCTTCGCCGGTGAGCACCAGCACCTGCACGTCGTCGCGGAATTCCAGTTCCTCGATGGTGATCAGCATCTGCCGGTTGAGCTTCGGGCTCATGCAATTGCGCTTGTCCGGGCGGTTGAAGCTGACCCAGGCAATGCCGTCCTCGACATGGCACTTGACGGTCTCTTCCTGCGGGCGGGGATCGGGCTGCGAGGGGGCTTTGGTTGCTTCGGCCATGATGCTCTCCTGAAATTTTTTGGGCCTGAATTTCCCGACGACTCGCGCCGAGTGCATTTGTTGGCCGCGATGTAGATTCGTGGATTGTTATGCGCAACAACAATCGCTATCACCTGCGCGATGGATGATCCGCTTTCGATTTACCCCGGCTATTCGCTGCGTCGCGCCGCCAATGCGACGGGGGCTGAACTGGCCGCGCGGCTGGCCGCGCTCGACCTGCGCCAGTCCGAAGCATCGGTGCTTCTGATCCTCGCCGCCCATCCCGAAATCACCGCCAGCGCGCTGGGCCGCAAGCTCGATATCCAGCGCGCCAACATGGTCCCGCTGCTGAAGCGGCTGGAAAGCGCCGGCCTGCTCGAAAAACACGCCATCGACGGCAAGTCGCAGGGCCTCGCCCTCACCCCCGCTGGCGCGACGCGCTGCGAGGAAGCGCGCGCGGTGATCGAGAACTTCGAAGCCGAACTGCTCACCCGCGTCCCGCCGGAACACCGCCAACATTTGCTCCCCGCACTCAACGCCTTGTGGAGCTGACGCTTCAGCCATAGGATCAACCATGCCCCGTACCCGCCTCTATTCGCTCGACGAGCTGGACGACATTCCCGGCACCATCGTCTTCAATGCCCGCCGCAGCCGCGAGGCCTATCACCTGCACAAGTTCTGCATGAGCCTGATGAAGGCCGAGAACCGCGCCGCCTTCAAGGCGGACGAGCGCGCCTATCTCGATCGCTACAAGATGACCGAGGAGCAGAAGCAGGGCGTACTCGCGCGCGATCTGGGGCGGCTGATCCAGCTGGGCGGGAACATGTACTTCCTCGTCAAGATCGCCAGCACCGACGGCTGGAGCGCGCAGAAGGCGGTCAGCTCGATGTCCGGCATGAGCGCTGAGGAATATGCGCAAATGATGCTCGACGGCGGGCGTTCGCCCGAGGGCCTGCGTTCGATCCGGGAGGGTAACTGATGGCCCGCATTACCGCCGGAATTGCCACCAGCCACGTGCCCGCCATCGGCGCGGCGATCGATCTGGGCAAGCAGGCCGAACCCTACTGGCAGCCGATCTTCGCCGGCTACGAATTCGTCAAGGAATGGGTGAAGGACAACACGCCCGACGTGGTGATCCTCGTCTATAACGATCACGCCTCGGCATTGATGCTCGATATCGTCCCCACTTTCGCGGTGGGCTTTGCAGAGGAATTCGAAAGCGCCGACGAAGGCTGGGGTCGCCGCCCGGTGCCAATCGTCAAGAACCACCTCGATCTCGCCGCGCATGTGGCCGAGCAGCTGGTGATCGACGAATTCGACATTACGCTCATCAACGAAATGGACGTCGACCACGGCCTTACCGTGCCGCTCAGCCTGGTGTTCGGCCAGCCGGAGGAATGGCCCTGCCGGGTAATCCCGCTCGCCGTCAACGTCACCCAGTTCCCCACCCCTTCGGGCGAACGCTGCTGGAAGCTGGGCGAGGCGATCCGCAATGCGGTGAAGACATTCCCGGAGGACCTCAAGGTGCAGGTCTGGGGCACCGGCGGGATGAGCCACCAGTTGCAGGGCACCCGCGCGGGGCTGATCAACGAGGAGTTCGACCGCCGCTTCATCGACCTGCTGGCGCACGAGCCGGAAGAACTGAAATACATCACCCGGCTGGAGTACCTGCGCGAAGCCGGGACCGAAGGCATCGAACTGATCATGTGGCTGATCATGCGCGCCGCGCTGGGATACGGCGTGGAGGAAAAGCACCGCTTCTACCGTGTGCCCGCGAGCAATACGGCGGTGGGGCATGTTGTCTATGAGGCGCGGAGTTAAGCCAGAATGCGCAAATTGATCTTGCCCTTGGCACTGCTCATTTCTGCTTGCTCGACCTCAAGCTTCGATAAAGCACCGCCGCGAGCGGCGGACTTGGCAGCGGGTGACGTAATTGCGGTCGGGCAACTTGAGAATCTTGGATACGAATCCGCCACTCAACCTGGTGACCTGTTGGGCTCTGGCGTGATGACCGCCAGATTTCATGTTGCGCGGGTAGAAATTGGCGAATTGCCGAACTCAAGCGTCGATGTAACTTACTTTGGCCATACCTATTTCCGCGAAGATGCAACTTTCCGATTTCATCTGCGACCCCGGCCCGAAGGGGGCTATCTGATTTGTAGGTCGCCCAATTCCGCCGGCTTCGTTTGCGACTAATTTTTGGACTAGCGAGAACCCATGACCACCCAACCCACTGCCGCCGATCAATCCGCCGACATCGCCCGCGTCTTTGCGCTCCAGCAGGCGCATCAGTGGGAAGTGAAGGCAAGCTCCGCCGCCGCGCGCCGTGCGAAATTGGAAAGGCTCAAAGCCGCCGTCGCCGCTCATACCGACGACATCATCGCCGCCGTGCTCAGGGACACGCGCAAGCCGGAGGGCGAGATTCGCGTTACCGAAGTGCTCAACGTGCTCGGCAACATCCAGCTCAATATCGACGAGCTGGAACAATGGATGCAGCCCACCGAAGTCACGCCGAGCAAGAACCCCGCCGACAAGGCGATGATCGTGCCCGAAGCGCGCGGGGTGTGCCTGATCCTCGGCCCGTGGAACTTCCCGCTCGGCCTCACGCTCGGACCCGTCGCGGCGGCGGTGGCGGCGGGGAACACGTGCATGGTTAAGCTGACCGACCTCTGCCCCAATGTCGCCAAGGTGGCCAAGACGATCATCGAAGAAGCCTTCGACGAAAACGAAGTCGCGGTGTTCGAAGGCGATGTTTCGGTAGCCGAGGCGCTGCTCGAACTGCCGTTCAACCACATTTTCTTCACCGGCTCCACCCGCGTGGGCAAGATCGTGATGGCGGCGGCGGCGAAAAACCTCGCCAGCGTGACGCTGGAGCTGGGCGGCAAGAGCCCGGTCATTATCGATGAAGGCGCGGACATCGCCCCCATCGCCGCCGCACTCGCCGGGGCCAAGCAGTTCAACGGCGGGCAGGCGTGCATCTGCCCCGATTACGTCTTCGTGCCCGAAGGGCGCCAGGCCGAACTGGTCGAAGGCTTCCGCGCCAATGTCGAAGCGAACCTCTACGGCTCGGGCGAACTGGACAAGAGCGCCATCGCCCAGATCGTCAACAAGGCGAATTTCGACCGGGTGAAGGGCATGGTGGACGATGCCGTTGCGCAGGGCGCGACGGTGGCCGTGGGCGGGCAGGTGGATGAAGGCGACCTGACGATCCACCCGACCATGCTCACCAATGTCACCCCGCAGATGACAATTTTGCAGGACGAGATTTTCGCGCCCGTTCTGCCGGTGATGACCTACGACAATCTCGACCAGGTGATCGATTACATCGCCGCGCGCGACAAGCCGCTGGCACTGTACATGTTCAGCCCCAGCGAGGAGAACATGGAGCGGGTGCTCCAGCGCACTTCGTCAGGCGGCGCCACGCTGAACGGGGTGTTCTCACACTATCTCGAAAACCGCCTGCCCTTCGGCGGCGTGAACGGCAGCGGAACCGGCAGCTATCACGGCTATTGGGGCTTCAAGGCCTTCAGCCACGAACGGGCGGTGTACCGGCATATGGCTCCGGCCTGAGCGGAGCCAGCCGCGCCCGGAACAGCGCGCGCAAGGCGACATGGCAGCCAACCGCCGCCATCGCGCCCACCACGCCGTCCAGCGCATAGTGCCAGCCCAGCGCAATCGACATGCCGAAGACCGTCAGGAAAGCGAGCAAGGCCAGAGGCAGCAGCCGCCGCGCGCTGGTCCAGACTGCGATCACCACCCATGTGCTGGTGGTGACATGCATGGACGGCATGGCGGAAATTCCGTTGCCCGCACCGGTGCTGCCGCTAGCGTAGAACTGCCAGAGGTAGTCGGCCACTCCCGCCGTTTCCGGATTGACCGGCATGGCGGCAAAGCGCGGGCCGTAACCCATCGCCTCGTAGAAGATCGGCCCCGCGGCGGGCAGCGCGGAGTGCACCAGCGGCGCAACCAGCGTCCACAGCACGAAATATCCCAGCAATACGGCAGAGCGATCGGGCGAGCTTGGCGCGGCGATTGCCAGCAGCAGCCCGAGCATGATCGAAAGGAACCACACCGGGTGATAGATCAGCCCGGCGGCGGGAAAGTTGAGCCATTGCAATAATGTCCACGGCTCATGCCCCAGGAACAGCGCCCCATCGAGATCGGCCAGCAGCGGATCGGCCCAGAACGGCACCAGCACATTGAGAAGCGGCTTGATCCACATGAAAGCGACCAGATTGAGCCCCGCGAGCGCCATGAACAGCCCCGCCCCGGCGATCCGCCAGTGGTTCGCGCGCACGAAGCGGATGGTGGCCGAAAGCGGGCTTTTCTCACCCTGCACCGCCATCGCCGCGAAGCCGAGGATTAAGCCCAGCACTGCACTCCCGGCGATCCATGCGGGCAGGATTCCCAATGCGGGCAGCAAATCGCTCGCCGCTGGCGTGTGCCACAAGGCAAACAGGATCGCCCCCGCTGTCAGCAGCAGGCAGGGAATGAACCAGTTGCGCTCGATCGTCACGGGCGCGGTGTTATCGGATCATGGTTAAGGTGGTGCTAAAGTCGCACGTCAGTGAGGAAAGCGCCTGTCAATTGTCCAGCGGGCTTGCCAGAATGGACTATTGCGAGGTAAATCGTCCCATGACGCCTGAAGCGAAACCGCCGACCAAGGATGTCGAGAGCTGGACCTCGGATGGCCTGGCGCGTCCCGAAGCGATCAGCCAGTGGCGCGAATGGGCCGCTTCCACCATCGCCCCGGTGGAAGTCGAGGTGTTCGATCCCAACGCTTTCGCCGCGCGCTGGACCAGCCACGGCATCGGTCAGTTGCGGCTGCTCCACCTCCACGCCCCGGCACAGCGGGTGACGCATACCGGGCTGGAAGGCAGCGCCGGTCGCGCCGCGCCCTCGATCCAGCTGGTCTATGCCCGCCAAGGCGCGCTCAAGACGACGATGCAGGGCAAACGATTCACCGTGGAGCCGGGGCAATTCGTGCTGGTGGACAATACCAAGTACTACCAGATGGAAATGGCGACGCCGCACGAAGCGCTTGACCTGATGATGCCCGCCGCCTGGCTGGAAAAGCACTTGCCCGATCCCGATGCCCTGCTGGCGCAGCCGATCAGCGCGCGCGGGGGCTGGGGTGCGCCGCTCGGTGCGCTGCTGGAAACGATGGCGGACGGGCTGGACAACGCCCCCCTCCCCCGCCCGCTGATCGCCGAGCAGGTCGGCAGCCTGCTGGCGCTCGCCACCGGTTTTCACGAACCGGGCGAAAGCACTCGCCATCGCGGGCAACTGGCGCGGCGGATCCTGCGGCGGATCGAAAGCGACTATGCCGATCCCGATCTCGGCCCGGAAAAGGTAGCGGAAGATTGCGGTATCTCGAAGCGCTATCTGCAAACGCTGCTGGCGGGCAGCGGCACCAGCTTCGTGCAGGAACTGAACGCGATGCGGCTGGACCGCGCGGGTGACCTGCTGATCGATCCGCGTGCGCGCAGCCTCTCGGTCGCCGATATCGCCTATCGCACCGGCTTTCTCGATCCGGGCTATTTCACGCGCCTGTTCCGCAAGCGCTTCGGCATTACGCCGAGCCAGTGGCGCGCGGGCCATGCGCCGAACAACTGAACGGGATCGGGCAGGAAGCGTGAAATTGGTGTTTGCCGTAGTGCTGCTGGGAGTGCTCGCGTTGGGCATATCCTACGCCGTTTCGCCCCTGCGCACCTTCAACGCGCTGGTGCCCAAGGATGCAGGCAGCCGGAAAATCGTGGATGGCATCGCCTATGGCACGGGAGAGCGGCGCATGCTGGATATCTATGCTCCGGTGGATGCAGCCAACATCCCGCGCCCGGTGATCGTCTGGTTCTACGGCGGCAGCTGGAATTCGGGCAGCCGCCACGGTTACGACTTCGCCGCGCGGGCGCTGGCGGCGCAGGGGTTCGTTGTCGTCGTGCCCGATTACCGTTTAGTGCCGGAAGTGCATTTCCCCGGTTTCGTGGAAGATGGCGCGGCCGCAGTGCGCTGGGTCCGGGCGAATATCGGCGAGCATGGCGGCGATGGCGAGCGGATCGTCCTCGCCGGGCATTCGGCGGGTGCCTATATCGCCGCGATGCTGGCTAACGATCCGCGCTGGCTGGGCGATGATCGCGCCGCAGTGGCGGGCATGGTCGGGCTGGCAGGTCCATACGATTTCGTGCCCTTCGATACTGATTCCTCGATTGCGGCCTTTGGCGACTGGCCCGAAGCCGCCGACACCCAGCCGATTACCTTCGCCGATGCCAGCGCCCCACCGGCGCTGCTGCTGACGGGTGAGGACGACACCACCGTCAAGCCGCGCAACAGCGCAGCTCTCGCGGCCCGGCTCAAGGCAGCCGGGGTCGAGGCCGAAGTGGTGCGCTATGCCGGGGTGGACCATATCGACGTGGTGATCGCCCTCGCCCGCCCCCTGCGCAGCCGCGCGCCAGTGCTGGAGGATATGGCCCGCTTCACCCGCCGGGTCACGACCCCACAATAAGACAAAATCGCTATCGCATTCATCCCACTCGCCCTGCGCGCGAATCCTTTGCCCTTGCCCCTCGCAAGGCATAGCATCCCGCTCAATCCCGAGCCCCAGGCGAGACGGCGAAAAGCCGCCGCCGCTCGGGTCGCATACGAGAGGATGCATGATGCCCGAAGCCAAAAGCTTTCCGCTGCCGTCGAGCGTGGCGGTGACCCCCGGTACCGAAGCGGCACAGGCCGCCTATCCCTACTACTGCCAGTTCGTGCCCGAGGATGACGAGCGGTTCTGGTTCTACAATTCGATGCACTTCCCTGAACCGATGCATCATTTCGACATGATCACGGCAGAGGCCGCCTATTGCGCGCTGGGGGCGTTCAATACCCGCGTGCATGTGCTGCCGACCACCAAGGGCATCGATCACCGCATCATCAACGGGCGCGTGTTCATCGGCGGGGTGCCGGTCACCGATCCGGAGGAAGTCGCTGCCCGCGTGGTCGAATTCCAGCAGCGCGGATTCTATTACTACGAGCACTGGGAAGAGCTTTACGCCAGCTGGAAAGTGAAGATGAAGACGTTGATCGCGGAGGCGCAGGCGCTGCCCGATCCCTCGCTGCCCGAACTGGAGCCGATCGAGACGACGCATACCGGCAAGGGCGTCGCTGCCAATCACGCGCTGATAGATACCTACCGGAAGACGCTAGAAGGCTATTTCCGGATGTGGCACCACCACTTCGAATTCCTGCTGCTAGGCTACGGCGCGTACCTGACCTTCTTCGACTTCTGCAAGAAGGCCTTCCCGGAGATTTCCGACCAGGCGATCAGCCGGATGGTGGCGGGAATGGAAGCGGAAATCTTCCGGCCGGACGAAGAGATCAAGCGCCTTGCCCGCCGTGCGGTAGAACTGGGGGTGGACGACCAGTTCACTTCCGGGATGGACATCGCGCAGGTGCTGGCCGATCTCGACGCGCTGGGCGATCACGGCAAGGAATGGCTGGTCGAGCTCGATACCAGCCGCAACCCGTGGTTCAACGTCAATGTCGGCGACGGCTTCTACCATTATCACCGCAGCTGGAACGACGACCTGTCGATGCCCTTCTCCGCCCTGCCCGGCTATATCGCCAAGGTGAAGGCTGGCGAGAATATCGAGCGGCCGATGGAACGGCTGATCGAGGAGCGCGAGGCGCTGGTCGCCGACTATCGCGAACTGCTCGATACCGAGGAGGACCGGGCGACCTACGATCAGTTGATCGGACTCGCACACCGGGTTTTTCCCTATGTCGAAGGGCATAAGTTCTACTGCGAGCATTGGTACACGAACCTGTTTTTCAACAAGATCAGGGCGTTCGGTACCCTGCTGGTGGAACACGGCTTCTTCGAGCACGAGGAGGACGTGTTCCACCTCACCCATTACGAACTCGAAAGCGCGATCGTCGATCTGATGCTCGCCTGGTCCAGCGGGTCGCCGCCGCTCGGGCCGAAGCGCTGGCCCGCGATTGTCGAACAGCGCAAGGCGGCGATTGCGGTCTGGGCGGAGGAGACGGTGCCCCCTGCGCTCGGTCATGTGCCCGATGTGATCGACGATCCGGCCATCGTGATGCTGTGGGGGATCACCCGCGACAATCTCGATGCCTGGCTGTCCGATGGCGAAGGCGATCCCAACGAGCTGAAGGGCTTTGCTGCCTGTTCGGGCGTGGTCGAAGGCATCGCGCGGGTGGTGAAATCGGCGAAGGAAATCGACCGCATTCAGCAGGGCGATATCCTTGTCTGTCAGGTCACCAATCCCACGTGGTCGCCGCTGTTCCAGCGGATCAGCGCGGCGGTTTCCGATATCGGCGGCTCGATGAGCCACATGGCGATTGTCGCGCGCGAGTACGGCCTGCCTGCCGTGGTCGGCACCGGTTCGGCGACGCA includes the following:
- a CDS encoding p-hydroxycinnamoyl CoA hydratase/lyase; this encodes MAEATKAPSQPDPRPQEETVKCHVEDGIAWVSFNRPDKRNCMSPKLNRQMLITIEELEFRDDVQVLVLTGEGSAWSAGMDLLEYFREAEQIGLSQVRKHQREAYSWWERLRWFEKPTVAMINGWCFGGAYGPLFACDLAFCSDEAQFGLSEINWAILPGGGASKVAAELLPFRDAMYHAMMGENLTGPQAAELRMVNESLPADQLKARVVEVCEVLKKKDSHALRATKWAMRRVMEMTYDNAEDYLIRAQEALNQFGGVESRKEATRQFLDAKTFKPGLGVFDKSTLGKN
- a CDS encoding MarR family transcriptional regulator; this translates as MDDPLSIYPGYSLRRAANATGAELAARLAALDLRQSEASVLLILAAHPEITASALGRKLDIQRANMVPLLKRLESAGLLEKHAIDGKSQGLALTPAGATRCEEARAVIENFEAELLTRVPPEHRQHLLPALNALWS
- a CDS encoding aldehyde dehydrogenase family protein; protein product: MTTQPTAADQSADIARVFALQQAHQWEVKASSAAARRAKLERLKAAVAAHTDDIIAAVLRDTRKPEGEIRVTEVLNVLGNIQLNIDELEQWMQPTEVTPSKNPADKAMIVPEARGVCLILGPWNFPLGLTLGPVAAAVAAGNTCMVKLTDLCPNVAKVAKTIIEEAFDENEVAVFEGDVSVAEALLELPFNHIFFTGSTRVGKIVMAAAAKNLASVTLELGGKSPVIIDEGADIAPIAAALAGAKQFNGGQACICPDYVFVPEGRQAELVEGFRANVEANLYGSGELDKSAIAQIVNKANFDRVKGMVDDAVAQGATVAVGGQVDEGDLTIHPTMLTNVTPQMTILQDEIFAPVLPVMTYDNLDQVIDYIAARDKPLALYMFSPSEENMERVLQRTSSGGATLNGVFSHYLENRLPFGGVNGSGTGSYHGYWGFKAFSHERAVYRHMAPA
- the rplI gene encoding 50S ribosomal protein L9, whose protein sequence is MDIILLERIGGLGSIGDVVTVKDGYARNFLLPQKKALRANDSNRKVFEANRDRLETENVQKRDAAAKQAETVAGAEIVLLRAASNAGQLYGSVNVRDVAQALKEQGHDVDKRQVVMGAPIKTIGVFEVTIALHPEVEVTIKANVARSDDEAELQSKGVDILAAAFEEDRGEAEGFTEALDPDRELGELPSADEDAAEGEANA
- the rpsF gene encoding 30S ribosomal protein S6, with protein sequence MALYEHVFLARQDLSQAQVDALAAGATEIVESMGGKVVKTETWGLKSLTYKIDRNRKAHFVMLNIDGPGTLVAELERQNRINEDIIRWLTVSVDEHEEGPSVMMRKNDRDKKRRSEREERF
- a CDS encoding protocatechuate 3,4-dioxygenase (extradiol catechol dioxygenase that catalyzes the oxidative cleavage of substituted catechols; part of the bacterial aromatic compound degradation pathway), translating into MARITAGIATSHVPAIGAAIDLGKQAEPYWQPIFAGYEFVKEWVKDNTPDVVILVYNDHASALMLDIVPTFAVGFAEEFESADEGWGRRPVPIVKNHLDLAAHVAEQLVIDEFDITLINEMDVDHGLTVPLSLVFGQPEEWPCRVIPLAVNVTQFPTPSGERCWKLGEAIRNAVKTFPEDLKVQVWGTGGMSHQLQGTRAGLINEEFDRRFIDLLAHEPEELKYITRLEYLREAGTEGIELIMWLIMRAALGYGVEEKHRFYRVPASNTAVGHVVYEARS
- a CDS encoding acetate--CoA ligase family protein produces the protein MTTTRRFTNAQLDRLLRPKSVAVIGASDRHGALGCTLLNNLVQYEFAGDIYPVNPKRDELLGLKVCKGVEELPEGVDCAVLAIPRAFVIDTVRQLAQKGCGAAVIYAAGFSEAGEEGAKDQAELARIAEEHGMIIEGPNCLGCTNYVARVPLTFVEINMQTPPEGARAVGIASQSGALAAVLATTLHPRGCYVSTSVSTGNEAASGVEDYVEWLVDDPATHVIAMYVENFRRPAAFIAAARRARAAGKPIVLLHPGKSDKAQASAATHTGAMAGDFKLMQAKLAREGVIFAATLEELADITTIALTCPTLPGANMVVLGESGALRGLAFDIAEEIGLDLLHLDDDNSPVLRAVLPPFVPVSNPTDITAIGLSEPEIYTRLLTALLEDDRVGCVVASIIQSDPITSQIKFPAIQKVLDGHSFAKPLVFAGVDEGANVPQHFIDGLRAVGIPWFASTERAYRAIARLADLAKRDLSDRSGEPLAIPSLGDVHGVVPEYRAKALLAPLGIPFPQSTFAASADEAAAAADALGYPVVMKAQAAALGHKSDAGGVILNLKSADDVCAAFERMFGNVAAYDATIVLDGVLIEKMGTMGVEMIVGAKHDPEWGPVVLAGFGGVTAEILKDVKLFTPDLGVEQVKEGLLSLQQAPLLTGWRGSPALNVDALAALVVQIGRVMTGNPSIREIDLNPVIVYPAGPNASGGVIALDALMLVD
- a CDS encoding 30S ribosomal protein S18, with product MARPFHRRRKSCPFAAKDAPAIDYKDTRLLQGFMSERGKIVPSRITAVSGKKQRELAKAIKRARHLGLLPYVVK
- the ligA gene encoding protocatechuate 4,5-dioxygenase subunit alpha is translated as MPRTRLYSLDELDDIPGTIVFNARRSREAYHLHKFCMSLMKAENRAAFKADERAYLDRYKMTEEQKQGVLARDLGRLIQLGGNMYFLVKIASTDGWSAQKAVSSMSGMSAEEYAQMMLDGGRSPEGLRSIREGN